The DNA sequence TACGACTACGCGGCGCTGCGCCGGGTGGCGACCCGTCGCGCCATCGAGGCCGGTCCCCCCAGCATCTGGCGCTACCAGGCCCTTCTCCCGGTGGACGGGGAGGCGGCGGTGGGGCACGCCTGCGGCATGACCCCCCTCCTTCCGGCGAAGAACCTCGGGGCCGCGCTGGGGGTCCGGGAGTGCTATCTGAAGAACGACGCCGTCTGCCATCCCACCCTCTCCTTCAAGGACCGGGTGGTAGCGGTCGCCGTGACCAAAGCGATCGAGTTCGGGTTCTCGGTGGTCGCCTGCGCCTCCACGGGGAACCTGGCCAACTCGGTAGCCGCGCACTCCGCCCAGGCCACCCTCCGGAGCGTCATCTTCGTCCCCGCCGACCTGGAGCAGAGCAAAATCGTCGGCACGCTGATCTACCGCCCGACCCTGGTGGCGGTGGACGGCAACTACGACGAGGTCAACCGCCTCTGCAGCGAGGTGGCGGACAAGTACGGCTGGGCCTTCGTGAACATCAACATCCGCCCCTATTACGCGGAGGGCTCCAAGACCTTCGGCTTCGAGATCGCCGAGCAGCTCGGCTGGCGGGCGCCCCGGCACATCGTGGTCCCGGCGGCCGGGGGTTCCCTGGTGACCAAGATCTGGAAGGGCCTCAAGGAGCTCCACGCCCTGGACCTGATCCCGGAGGTCCCCACCCGGATGTACGTGGCCCAGGCGGCAGGCTGCGGGCCCATCGTCAATGCCATCAAGGCGGACTCGGAGACGATCCGACCGGTGAAGCCGAAGACCATCGCCAAGTCGCTCGCCATCGGCAATCCGGCGGACGGCTACTATGCCTTCAAGGCGGTGAAGGAGAGCGGCGGCGGCGGCGAGCACGCCATCGACGAGGAAATCCTCGAGGCGATCCAGCTCCTGGCCGCCACCGAGGGGATCTTCACGGAGACGGCAGGCGGCGTGACCGTGGCGGCCGCGCGGAAGCTCGTGGCACAGGGAGTGATCCCGCGGGACGAGAGCCTGGTGATCAGCATCACCGGCAACGGCCTGAAGACCCAGGAAGCGCTGGCCGGGGTGCTGCCGGTCGGGCTGACCATCAAACCGACGCTCCGGGCCTTCGAGGAGGCGCTGGCCGCCCACGAGGCGGCGCAGGGTGGCGCCTGAGCGACGGCGGGCCAGGGAGGGGGAGGCAGGGATGAGCGTGCTGGTGCGGATCCCGACGCCCCTGCGGGGCCTCACGCGGGGGCAGGCAGAGATCAAGAGCGAGGGGGCTTCCATCGGGGAGCTGATCGAGCGGCTGGACGCCCAGTACGCCGGGCTGAAGGACCGCCTCTGCGAGGGAAACGGTGCCATCCGCCGGTTCATCAATATCTACGTCAACGAAGAGGACATCCGCTTCCTCCAGGGGCCGGCCACCCCGCTGAAGACCGGGGACGCCGTCTCCATCGTCCCGGCCATCGCGGGCGGCCGCCGCTAGATCGTCGCTCGCAACCCGCTCCGTGCCGAGGGCACGCCGATGGGCCACCGGGCGGCCAGGTGTCCCGCTCCCCCGACCCATCCCTCCTGGTGTACTCCCAACGAACGGATGTCCGATGACTGAAGCGCTCCCGGCACCATGACACGCTTGCGGGCGGACGTGGTCATCTGCGGCGCCGGGATGGCTGGAGTCGCCGCGGCCTACCACCTGGCGGTTCGGCGCGGCCTCAAGGACGTGGTGCTCGTGGATGAGCGGCCGCCGCTCACGCTCACCAGCGACAAGGGCACGGAGGCCTACCGGAACTGGTGGCCCGGGCCTGGCGATACGATGCTCCGCTTCATGAATCGCAGCATTGACCTCCTGGAAGAGTTGGCGCACGAGAGCAACAACTGCTTCCAGTTGAACCGGCGCGGCTACGTGTTCCTCACCGCCGATCCGGATCAGGTCGCCCGGATGCGACAGAGCGCCGCCGAGATCGCGGCGCTGGGGGCCGGACCCTTGCGCGAGCATCCCGGCGCGAACCCCTATGTCCCCTCCCCACCCCAGGGTTTCGCCAACGGCCCCGTCGGGGCGGACCTCGTGCGGGATCCGAAGGTCATCCGGGAGCGGTTTCCCTTCATCACCGAAGACGCGGTGGCGATGCTCCACGTTCGGCGCTGCGGCTGGCTGAACGCCCCGCAACTCGGCAAGTGGCTGCTCGCGCAGGCGCAGGCCCGCGGGGTCCGCCTGCGGCAGGATCGGGTTGAGCGCGTGACCCTGACAGGCGGCCGTGTCCAGACGATCCACCTCCGCTCCGGCGAGGCGCTGAGCACACGCACCTTTGTGATCGCCGCCGGTCCCTATCTCATGCAAGTCGGCGCCATGCTGGGGTTGGACATTCCCGTCTTCAACGAGTTGCACGGGAAGATGGCCTTCAGGGACTCCCTGGGCATCGTGCCCCGCGAGGCTCCCCTCATGATCTGGACCGACCCGCTCACCCTGCCGTGGAGTCCGGCCGAGCGCAAGCGGCTCGCCGCCGGGGCGGACACCCGCTGGCTGCTCGAGGAGTTCCCGGCCGGCGTTCACTTTCGCCCGCGAGGGGACGTGGACAACCCGACCCTGCTGGTGATATGGACCTATGACACCAAACCGCAGGAGCCGGTTTGGCCGCCGCGGTTCGACCCACACTATGCTGAGATCCTGTTGCGGGGCCTGGCGCGGATGATCCCGGGCCTGTCGGCCTACCTCGGCCAGGGAGGGCAGGGGTACGTGGACGGCGGGTACTACTGCAAGACCCGGGAGAACCGGCCCCTCATCGGGCCCCTCCCGGTCGGAGGGGCCTTCGTCATTGGGGCCCTCTCCGGGTACGGGGTCATGGGCTCCCAGGCGGCCGCAGAACTGCTGGCCGCGCACGTGACAGGCGGGGATTTGCCAGACTATGCGCCGGCCTTCCTGCTGGAGCGCTATGAACAGGCGGAGTATCAGGCCTTGCTGGCGGGCTGGGATGCCTCATCCGGCCAGCTCTAGCCGGCGGAGGGGTAGTGAACGAATTGGTGACCGGTCCCGCTCTAATTACGAATTCCCCCCTGGACCCACCTGAGCATACCCAAGAAGACCCATCCCCGCAAGAACCCGAGCATTCGGAGTGACCGATGGTGCCCCTGGATCCTCCTGGTGCGGGGTGGTCCGGTAGCAGCGTGGTAGCAAGGAAACGCCCCCCGGGGGCACCGACCACTCGGTCGGTAGTCTCTCGGGCGCGTCAGGATACATCGGAAGCAAACTTGGAACGAGGTCGGCGTGCAGCTCCTCACATCTTCCCGCCAGGTTCCGCCGACGAGATCCTCGCCAGCGTCGCACGATTTTGTCACCGAATCTCTAATTCAGGACCCTAGCGACGCTTGAAGTGCTGAGTCCGCCGAGCCGGTCTGGCAGGGCCGGGGGTAGGAGGAGAAACGAGGGGGAGGCAAGCCCGGCCTGAGGTACTGCGGTAGCATCCCATGGATTCTTCAAGACGCAGTAAGGCACCCCTGCTCTCGAACCGACTTTTCCCTTGACACGGCCGCGCCGGGCCGACCAGCGGCACTTGACAGGCACTATAGCACGTTATATATTACATACCAAGATGGGTCAGGCCAGGAGGGCCAGTGCCATCAGCGACGTGGTACCGGATCGTCAAACGCGAGCGCGCCACGCGAGAAGATGTGTTGCAGAGCCGGGGTGGCCGATTCCAGGGGGAGCCCGAGGAGGGACCGATGACGTACGTGGCTGACAGCCTGCGAACGGCCTGGCGGGAGGTGACGGCGCACTTGGGGGTGCCAGCGAACCCGCGCGCCTTCCGGGCCTGGCGTGTAACATTAACCGGGGCGCGGCTCGTTGACCTGCGCGAGACGGACGCGCAGGTGCGGTTTCAGATCACCGCCCAGGACCTCGCGGCTGTGCCGGCGCCGCCGACGTGCGCGGCTACTGCCGGCCGAGTCCGGCGAGCCCGGGAGGACTACCACGGCCTGATCTACCCGTCCGTGCGGAACCTGCCCGACGGCGTCTGTGCGGTCTTGTTCCTGGAGCGCACAGAGGCCCTGATCGAACTCGAACCTGTTGGAGAAGACGAATGGGAACGATTCATTCGCGAAGGCGACGGCTAACGAAGCGGGGGGCGCCGGCCTCGGTCCAGAAGCGGCGAGCGGCCGGGAG is a window from the Candidatus Methylomirabilis sp. genome containing:
- a CDS encoding FAD-dependent oxidoreductase, whose translation is MTRLRADVVICGAGMAGVAAAYHLAVRRGLKDVVLVDERPPLTLTSDKGTEAYRNWWPGPGDTMLRFMNRSIDLLEELAHESNNCFQLNRRGYVFLTADPDQVARMRQSAAEIAALGAGPLREHPGANPYVPSPPQGFANGPVGADLVRDPKVIRERFPFITEDAVAMLHVRRCGWLNAPQLGKWLLAQAQARGVRLRQDRVERVTLTGGRVQTIHLRSGEALSTRTFVIAAGPYLMQVGAMLGLDIPVFNELHGKMAFRDSLGIVPREAPLMIWTDPLTLPWSPAERKRLAAGADTRWLLEEFPAGVHFRPRGDVDNPTLLVIWTYDTKPQEPVWPPRFDPHYAEILLRGLARMIPGLSAYLGQGGQGYVDGGYYCKTRENRPLIGPLPVGGAFVIGALSGYGVMGSQAAAELLAAHVTGGDLPDYAPAFLLERYEQAEYQALLAGWDASSGQL
- the thrC gene encoding threonine synthase, which encodes MAHVKGLKCRECHRPYPAKPLHVCEFCFGPLEVDYDYAALRRVATRRAIEAGPPSIWRYQALLPVDGEAAVGHACGMTPLLPAKNLGAALGVRECYLKNDAVCHPTLSFKDRVVAVAVTKAIEFGFSVVACASTGNLANSVAAHSAQATLRSVIFVPADLEQSKIVGTLIYRPTLVAVDGNYDEVNRLCSEVADKYGWAFVNINIRPYYAEGSKTFGFEIAEQLGWRAPRHIVVPAAGGSLVTKIWKGLKELHALDLIPEVPTRMYVAQAAGCGPIVNAIKADSETIRPVKPKTIAKSLAIGNPADGYYAFKAVKESGGGGEHAIDEEILEAIQLLAATEGIFTETAGGVTVAAARKLVAQGVIPRDESLVISITGNGLKTQEALAGVLPVGLTIKPTLRAFEEALAAHEAAQGGA
- a CDS encoding MoaD/ThiS family protein; the protein is MSVLVRIPTPLRGLTRGQAEIKSEGASIGELIERLDAQYAGLKDRLCEGNGAIRRFINIYVNEEDIRFLQGPATPLKTGDAVSIVPAIAGGRR
- a CDS encoding RES family NAD+ phosphorylase, whose product is MPSATWYRIVKRERATREDVLQSRGGRFQGEPEEGPMTYVADSLRTAWREVTAHLGVPANPRAFRAWRVTLTGARLVDLRETDAQVRFQITAQDLAAVPAPPTCAATAGRVRRAREDYHGLIYPSVRNLPDGVCAVLFLERTEALIELEPVGEDEWERFIREGDG